One stretch of Lysobacter sp. TY2-98 DNA includes these proteins:
- a CDS encoding EAL domain-containing protein encodes MRLDLDSPGLLSALLESMADYAVIIVDPDGRVRLWSVGAERLFLYTADEMCGHPVANLFSPDDREAGALDAAVHAALEEGRAWDIRCLVRRDGSHFWAECLLSPVRDAQGRLAGFLQVARDATARKRDEEKMMLLARMDPLTGLANRTALDEKLVDTAQAAARSRRMMVVHMIDLDHFKVVNDRHGHAMGDELLRRVAQRITKVVRSTDFVARLGGDEFVLVQTDVDDPTVGGRVAAQIVEALARPFRIDRAELHIGASIGIAVFPRDSVDTKQLLRMADVALYKVKSDHRGGYHYFTEDMDRIAHRLGTDRAMLREALDCEAFTLHYQPQIDTRDGRVVGMEALLRCEHPALAGYPVHELISLAEGSGLIRDLGVWCLGEACRQARSWRDMGIPPLRMCVNFCAGELNDPNLLERVADVLERTGLTSGDVEIEITEQQLVDYSRPGDTVLDDLRSMGASLAIDDFGTGYSSLGYLAKLPVDRIKLDRSFVERVPEDAMSCTVALAIVNLAHTLDLGIVAEGVETEAQSRFLEATHCEAQQGFYFSRPLDRNVMTRWLLGQPKRSETVIARSAWAR; translated from the coding sequence ATGCGGCTCGACCTCGACAGTCCTGGCCTGCTCTCCGCACTGCTGGAAAGCATGGCGGACTACGCCGTGATCATCGTCGACCCCGACGGGCGGGTCCGCCTGTGGAGCGTCGGAGCCGAGCGCCTCTTCCTGTACACGGCCGACGAGATGTGTGGCCACCCGGTCGCCAACCTGTTCAGCCCCGATGACCGCGAAGCCGGTGCGCTCGACGCCGCCGTGCACGCTGCGCTGGAGGAAGGGCGCGCTTGGGACATCCGCTGTCTGGTGCGCCGCGATGGCAGCCACTTCTGGGCCGAATGCCTGCTCTCACCCGTGCGCGACGCGCAGGGCCGACTCGCCGGCTTCCTGCAGGTGGCGCGCGACGCCACGGCGCGCAAGCGTGACGAAGAGAAGATGATGCTCCTCGCGCGCATGGACCCGCTGACCGGGCTCGCGAACCGCACCGCGCTCGACGAGAAGCTCGTCGACACCGCGCAGGCCGCGGCGCGTTCGCGGCGGATGATGGTCGTGCACATGATCGATCTCGACCACTTCAAGGTGGTCAACGATCGGCATGGCCATGCGATGGGCGACGAGTTGCTGCGGCGCGTAGCGCAGCGCATCACCAAGGTCGTGCGGTCGACCGATTTCGTCGCGCGCCTCGGTGGCGACGAGTTCGTGCTGGTGCAGACCGACGTCGATGACCCGACCGTGGGCGGGCGCGTTGCCGCCCAGATCGTCGAAGCGCTCGCACGCCCCTTCCGCATCGACCGCGCGGAGCTGCACATCGGCGCGAGCATCGGCATCGCGGTGTTTCCGCGCGACTCCGTCGACACCAAGCAGTTGCTGCGCATGGCCGACGTCGCGCTCTACAAGGTCAAGTCCGACCACCGCGGCGGCTACCACTACTTCACCGAAGACATGGACCGCATCGCGCATCGCCTCGGCACCGATCGCGCGATGCTGCGCGAGGCCCTCGACTGCGAAGCCTTCACCCTCCACTACCAGCCGCAGATCGACACGCGCGATGGTCGCGTCGTCGGCATGGAGGCGTTGCTGCGCTGCGAACATCCGGCGCTCGCGGGCTACCCGGTGCACGAGCTGATCTCGCTCGCCGAAGGCTCCGGGCTGATCCGCGACCTCGGCGTCTGGTGTCTCGGCGAGGCGTGCCGGCAGGCGCGTTCGTGGCGCGACATGGGCATTCCGCCTTTGCGCATGTGCGTGAATTTCTGCGCCGGCGAACTCAACGATCCGAACCTGCTCGAGCGCGTCGCCGACGTCCTCGAACGCACTGGCCTGACCTCGGGGGACGTCGAGATCGAGATCACCGAGCAGCAACTCGTCGACTACAGTCGACCCGGCGACACGGTGCTCGACGATCTGCGTTCGATGGGCGCGTCGCTCGCCATCGACGACTTCGGCACCGGCTATTCGTCGCTCGGCTACCTCGCCAAGCTGCCCGTCGATCGCATCAAGCTCGATCGTTCCTTCGTCGAACGCGTGCCTGAAGACGCGATGAGCTGCACGGTCGCACTGGCGATCGTGAACCTCGCGCACACGCTGGACCTGGGCATTGTGGCGGAAGGCGTGGAGACGGAAGCGCAGTCACGCTTCCTCGAAGCGACGCACTGCGAGGCGCAGCAGGGCTTCTATTTCAGCCGCCCGCTGGACCGCAACGTCATGACCCGTTGGCTGCTCGGGCAGCCGAAGCGTTCGGAGACAGTGATCGCACGCAGCGCATGGGCCCGCTGA
- a CDS encoding sigma-70 family RNA polymerase sigma factor — translation MLTAVLDVPSNAAISPVDEDRALVASATSGSTAAFESLYRRHAGRVHGVICRLVGGQGTRAEDLTQETFVRAWQALRDFRHDAAFGTWLHRLAVNTTLMDMRSRRVRGHDQGDDDGLDMVGLQDSAGSGTALRMDLEKAVASLPPRARAVLVLYDIEGWRHEEIAEELGMAVGSSKAQLHRARGLLRERLGEAA, via the coding sequence ATGCTCACCGCCGTGCTCGACGTCCCCTCGAACGCCGCCATCTCCCCCGTGGATGAGGACCGCGCGCTCGTCGCGTCGGCCACGTCGGGAAGCACCGCCGCGTTCGAATCGCTGTATCGCCGCCATGCGGGCCGGGTGCACGGCGTGATCTGCCGCCTCGTGGGCGGGCAGGGCACGCGCGCCGAGGACCTCACCCAGGAAACCTTCGTGCGCGCCTGGCAGGCGTTGCGCGATTTCCGGCACGACGCCGCGTTCGGCACCTGGCTGCACCGCCTGGCCGTCAACACCACGCTGATGGACATGCGCAGCCGTCGCGTGCGCGGCCACGACCAGGGCGACGACGACGGGCTCGACATGGTCGGCCTGCAGGACTCCGCGGGCAGCGGCACGGCGTTGCGGATGGACCTGGAAAAAGCGGTGGCGAGCCTGCCGCCGCGGGCGAGGGCGGTGCTCGTCCTCTACGACATCGAAGGCTGGCGCCACGAGGAAATCGCCGAAGAACTCGGCATGGCCGTCGGCAGTTCCAAAGCGCAGTTGCACCGCGCGCGCGGCCTGTTGCGCGAACGGTTGGGAGAAGCCGCATGA
- a CDS encoding DUF4097 family beta strand repeat-containing protein, which translates to MKTAMHISTLALATALALAVAPAVAGTPINQTRPLDPRGRVEIENVKGSIDVRAWDRPEVKIEGTLGEGVEKLEIEGSGDSLRIAVKYPESHGFGRLMGGRSSEPTTLRITVPTRADLDISAVSADVTAWGVAPSKLSIDNVSGNTKVAAAADRVDVNSVSGDVDLTINRADVDVQSVSGDIRLSGRLGRDIGVESVSGGINVDVIDSQVERFEGTSVSGDIGIQTALAPHARMKLETVSGDVKLLLPRNVSAEVRGESFSGTLRAPGATIARPEHGPGSNFRQRYGNGDAEVSIETFSGDAELKLD; encoded by the coding sequence ATGAAGACCGCCATGCACATCAGCACACTCGCGCTCGCTACTGCGCTCGCGCTCGCCGTCGCTCCCGCGGTGGCGGGCACGCCCATCAACCAGACGCGACCGCTCGATCCGCGCGGCCGCGTCGAGATCGAGAACGTCAAGGGCAGTATCGACGTCCGCGCCTGGGACCGACCCGAAGTGAAGATCGAGGGCACGCTTGGCGAAGGCGTCGAGAAGCTCGAGATCGAAGGCAGCGGGGATTCATTGCGTATCGCGGTGAAGTACCCGGAAAGCCACGGTTTCGGTCGCCTGATGGGCGGACGTTCCTCGGAGCCGACGACGCTCAGGATCACCGTGCCCACGCGTGCCGATCTGGACATCTCGGCGGTGTCCGCCGACGTCACCGCCTGGGGCGTTGCGCCGTCCAAGCTCAGCATCGACAACGTCAGCGGCAACACGAAAGTTGCCGCAGCCGCGGATCGCGTCGACGTCAACAGCGTGAGCGGCGACGTGGACCTGACCATCAATCGCGCCGACGTCGACGTACAGAGCGTGAGCGGCGACATCCGGCTCAGCGGTCGACTGGGTCGCGACATCGGTGTGGAATCGGTATCCGGCGGCATCAACGTCGACGTGATCGATTCACAGGTCGAGCGCTTCGAAGGCACCAGCGTCAGCGGCGACATCGGCATCCAGACCGCACTCGCGCCGCATGCGCGCATGAAGCTCGAAACTGTGAGCGGCGACGTCAAGCTGCTGTTGCCGCGCAACGTGTCGGCGGAAGTGCGGGGCGAAAGCTTCAGCGGCACGCTGCGTGCGCCGGGCGCAACCATCGCGCGCCCCGAACACGGCCCCGGCTCGAACTTCCGCCAGCGTTACGGCAATGGCGACGCCGAAGTCTCGATCGAGACGTTCTCGGGCGACGCGGAACTCAAGCTGGACTGA
- a CDS encoding response regulator: MSIRVFLIDDHAIVRTGMRMILSQHTDIEVVGEAESGELALPQIRQLKPDVVLCDVHLPGLSGLEVTERIVRGDYGARVIIVSVLEDGPLPKRMIEAGAHGYVGKAGDPTELLRAIRDVALGRKYLAPSVAQNLALAGIGGGTSPFDDCSPREIEIALLLVQGLQQQEIARRLSLSPKTVNTHKSRMFEKLGLSISDTVGLARLVAQYGLADPSTVVR; encoded by the coding sequence ATGTCCATCCGCGTTTTTCTGATCGATGACCACGCGATCGTGCGCACTGGAATGCGCATGATCCTGTCGCAGCACACCGACATCGAGGTCGTCGGCGAGGCCGAAAGCGGCGAGCTGGCACTGCCGCAGATCCGCCAGCTCAAGCCGGACGTCGTGCTCTGCGACGTGCACCTGCCGGGCCTCAGCGGCCTCGAAGTCACCGAGCGCATCGTGCGCGGCGATTACGGCGCGCGCGTCATCATCGTCTCCGTGCTCGAAGATGGTCCACTGCCCAAGCGCATGATCGAAGCCGGTGCGCACGGCTACGTCGGCAAGGCAGGCGATCCGACCGAACTTCTGCGTGCGATCCGCGATGTCGCGCTGGGTCGCAAGTACCTGGCGCCGTCGGTCGCGCAGAACCTCGCGCTCGCAGGCATTGGTGGTGGCACGTCGCCGTTCGACGACTGCTCGCCGCGCGAAATCGAGATCGCGCTGCTGCTGGTGCAGGGCCTGCAGCAGCAGGAAATCGCGCGTCGCCTGAGCCTGAGCCCGAAGACGGTCAACACGCACAAGAGCCGCATGTTCGAGAAGCTCGGCCTGTCGATCAGCGATACCGTCGGGCTTGCACGACTGGTGGCGCAGTACGGTCTGGCGGATCCGTCGACCGTGGTGCGTTAG
- the rne gene encoding ribonuclease E yields MKRMLINATQAEELRVAIVDGQNLYDIDIEQPSKEQKKSNIYKGRITRLEPSLEAAFVEYGAERHGFLPLKEISRDYFQAGVDPNKAGLKELLKEGQEVVVQVDKEERGNKGAALTTFISLAGRYMVLMPNSPTAGGVSRRIEGEDRAELKKAMDALTIPDDMGVIIRTAGVGRDAEELQWDLDYLLQIWRAVCEAALSKPAPFLIYQESRLIIRALRDYMRPDIGEVLVDTPEMYAEARDFVQQVMPHNVRKLKHYTDDVPLFNRYQIESQIENAYERTVKLPSGGALVIDQTEALTAIDVNSARATKGGDIEETAFNTNLEAAEEVARQMRLRDLGGLVVIDFIDMSSTKHQREVENRLSNALRHDRARVQIGRISRFGLLEMSRQRLRPSLGESSQIVCPRCEGHGRMRSVESLSLSVLRLAEEHAMKDNTGQVLVQAPVEIANFLLNEKRRALAEIEQRHDAPIVIVADDQLETPHFEVTRLRENELGEEASKPSYQRGTPRKLPTHALTKANLNVPPPPAVTNVKPVTPAPLREPKEQAPAPVAAAPVAPTPTPTHSVGLVERMLRFFRGQTPVAPPPAPAPSRDSRGDQGRRDRSERNDRNDRSRRNEQRRDERQNGRPPQQGQQQNANKGGQPQQPGKNRQQNERGGQPPQQQKQQQQPQPQQQSRPPRPERENAQQAEANAQREPKPQRPQQQAQPQPQSQSQAEPTAKPVVAVPVSAAETLPTNELTAMPVVTEAVDAAAVAAEQIEGGDAAKAENGARRRRGRRGGRRRRRGGAEGAEGMDSMDSLDGDLQDGDDAGDDETVDTAVDAAPAPNRAQPEFEFDDIPSTPRAPETKPTAVVAPVAMAAAALTADAAERAEVPVSAPSANATREVIAPISTTGSVVIAEPAIAETPQADRVMSSSIEGTTSAPPAVAQPLVSAPSPAVETASADAAAPVAVSTPATFAKADDAIATPTTEQIETVEAATPIAAAIENSPDTSTNAVALEPGAESINDAGDAIETPFLADTTSTNEMVVDTGASEDIEHGSAGAPVSRDVASINALPGGVDAAPSQGDLLGNDDPRHS; encoded by the coding sequence ATGAAGCGAATGCTCATCAACGCGACGCAGGCGGAAGAACTGCGCGTCGCGATCGTCGACGGCCAGAATCTGTACGACATCGACATCGAACAGCCGTCGAAGGAACAGAAGAAGTCGAACATCTACAAGGGCCGCATCACCCGTCTCGAGCCCTCGCTCGAAGCGGCCTTCGTCGAATACGGCGCCGAGCGCCACGGGTTCCTCCCGCTCAAGGAAATCTCACGCGACTACTTCCAGGCAGGCGTCGATCCGAACAAGGCCGGTCTGAAGGAGCTTCTGAAGGAAGGCCAGGAAGTCGTCGTCCAGGTCGACAAGGAAGAACGCGGCAACAAGGGCGCGGCGCTGACGACGTTCATTTCGCTCGCCGGCCGCTACATGGTGCTGATGCCCAACTCGCCGACGGCGGGCGGCGTGTCGCGTCGCATCGAGGGCGAGGACCGCGCCGAGCTGAAGAAGGCCATGGACGCGCTGACGATCCCGGACGACATGGGCGTCATCATCCGCACCGCCGGCGTCGGCCGCGATGCCGAAGAGCTGCAGTGGGACCTCGACTACCTGCTGCAGATCTGGCGCGCCGTCTGCGAAGCCGCGCTGTCCAAGCCGGCACCGTTCCTGATCTACCAGGAATCGCGCCTGATCATCCGCGCGCTGCGCGACTACATGCGCCCGGACATCGGCGAAGTGCTGGTCGACACGCCGGAGATGTACGCCGAAGCGCGCGACTTCGTGCAGCAGGTGATGCCGCACAACGTCCGCAAGCTCAAGCACTACACCGACGACGTTCCGCTCTTCAACCGCTACCAGATCGAGTCGCAGATTGAGAACGCCTACGAGCGCACGGTGAAGCTGCCGTCGGGTGGCGCACTGGTCATCGACCAGACCGAAGCGCTGACCGCGATCGACGTGAACTCGGCGCGCGCCACCAAGGGCGGCGACATCGAGGAAACGGCGTTCAATACCAACCTCGAAGCAGCCGAGGAAGTCGCGCGGCAGATGCGCCTGCGCGATCTCGGCGGCCTTGTGGTCATCGACTTCATCGATATGTCGTCGACCAAGCACCAGCGCGAGGTCGAGAACCGGCTGTCGAACGCGCTGCGTCATGACCGCGCGCGCGTTCAGATCGGCCGCATTTCGCGTTTCGGCCTGCTCGAGATGTCGCGCCAGCGCCTGCGCCCGTCGCTGGGCGAGTCGAGCCAGATCGTCTGCCCGCGTTGCGAAGGCCACGGACGTATGCGCAGCGTCGAGTCACTGTCGCTGTCGGTGCTGCGTCTGGCCGAAGAGCACGCGATGAAGGACAACACCGGACAGGTGCTGGTGCAGGCCCCGGTCGAGATCGCGAACTTCCTCCTCAACGAGAAGCGCCGCGCGCTGGCCGAGATCGAACAGCGCCACGATGCGCCGATCGTCATCGTCGCCGACGACCAGCTGGAGACGCCGCACTTCGAAGTCACGCGTTTGCGCGAGAACGAACTCGGCGAGGAAGCGAGCAAGCCGAGCTACCAGCGCGGCACGCCGCGCAAGCTGCCGACGCACGCGCTGACCAAGGCCAACCTCAACGTGCCGCCGCCGCCCGCGGTGACCAACGTCAAGCCGGTGACGCCCGCACCGCTGCGCGAGCCGAAGGAGCAGGCGCCTGCGCCCGTGGCCGCGGCTCCGGTCGCACCGACGCCCACGCCGACGCATTCGGTCGGCCTGGTCGAACGCATGCTGCGTTTCTTCCGCGGCCAGACGCCGGTCGCCCCGCCGCCGGCGCCCGCGCCGTCGCGTGATTCGCGTGGCGATCAGGGCCGTCGCGATCGCAGCGAACGAAACGATCGCAATGACCGCAGCCGTCGCAACGAGCAGCGTCGCGATGAGCGCCAGAACGGGCGCCCGCCGCAGCAAGGCCAGCAGCAGAACGCGAACAAGGGCGGTCAGCCGCAGCAGCCGGGCAAGAACCGACAGCAGAACGAGCGTGGTGGCCAGCCGCCGCAACAGCAGAAGCAGCAACAGCAACCGCAGCCGCAGCAGCAGAGCCGTCCGCCGCGTCCCGAGCGGGAGAACGCGCAGCAGGCTGAAGCGAACGCGCAGCGCGAGCCGAAGCCGCAGCGTCCGCAGCAACAGGCGCAGCCGCAGCCGCAGTCGCAGTCGCAGGCTGAGCCGACGGCGAAACCGGTGGTCGCGGTGCCTGTCAGTGCCGCGGAAACGCTGCCGACGAACGAGCTGACCGCGATGCCCGTGGTGACCGAAGCGGTCGATGCAGCCGCGGTCGCCGCGGAGCAGATCGAGGGCGGCGATGCGGCGAAGGCCGAGAACGGCGCGCGTCGCCGTCGCGGCCGCCGCGGTGGTCGTCGTCGTCGTCGCGGCGGTGCCGAAGGCGCCGAGGGCATGGATTCGATGGATTCGCTGGATGGCGATCTGCAGGACGGCGACGACGCCGGTGACGACGAGACCGTCGACACCGCGGTCGACGCTGCGCCGGCTCCGAACCGCGCCCAGCCGGAGTTCGAGTTCGACGACATCCCGTCCACGCCGCGTGCGCCCGAAACCAAGCCGACCGCCGTCGTTGCGCCCGTCGCGATGGCCGCTGCGGCGCTCACCGCCGACGCAGCCGAGCGCGCGGAAGTTCCGGTGTCGGCACCGTCTGCGAACGCCACGCGCGAAGTGATTGCACCCATCAGCACCACGGGCTCGGTCGTCATCGCGGAACCCGCCATCGCCGAAACGCCGCAGGCCGATCGCGTCATGAGCTCGTCGATCGAAGGCACGACGTCGGCACCGCCGGCGGTTGCGCAGCCGCTCGTGTCAGCGCCCTCGCCCGCAGTGGAGACCGCGTCGGCCGACGCCGCCGCGCCTGTGGCTGTGTCGACGCCCGCAACGTTCGCGAAGGCCGACGATGCGATCGCCACGCCGACGACCGAGCAGATCGAGACCGTCGAAGCCGCGACGCCCATTGCCGCGGCGATCGAAAACAGCCCCGACACCTCGACGAACGCTGTCGCGCTCGAGCCGGGTGCCGAGTCGATCAACGACGCGGGCGATGCGATCGAGACGCCGTTCCTGGCCGACACCACGTCGACCAATGAAATGGTCGTCGACACCGGCGCGTCCGAAGACATCGAGCACGGCAGCGCCGGTGCGCCGGTGTCGCGCGATGTCGCGAGTATCAACGCGCTGCCGGGCGGTGTGGACGCCGCGCCGTCGCAGGGCGACCTGCTCGGCAATGACGATCCGCGCCACAGCTGA
- a CDS encoding RluA family pseudouridine synthase translates to MTQPAPTGARTVRVPDDRDGQRLDNFLLGQLKGAPRSLVYKLVRSGQVRVNGGRAKADRKLEAGDEVRIPPVRLAEEGEKAPPPKGLLAALEAAIVFEDARLLALNKPAGLASHGGSGISHGAIESLRALRPGQTLELVHRLDRDTSGLLVVAKKRSALAELQGLMREGSEAAGEASRPDIEKRYLALLVGRMPDGTMSVDAPLHVGLRQGGERHVQVNAAGKSSLSHFRVLERRAGHSYCEVRIETGRTHQIRVHSAHIGHPVAGDDKYGDPDVNKRLREQAGLKRMFLHASTLEFALDSGRTPYLLNAPLAPELIDVLDRLR, encoded by the coding sequence ATGACCCAGCCGGCCCCGACCGGCGCCCGGACCGTCCGCGTCCCCGATGACCGCGACGGCCAGCGCCTCGACAACTTCCTGCTGGGCCAGCTCAAGGGCGCCCCGCGCTCGCTGGTCTACAAGCTGGTCCGGTCCGGCCAAGTCCGGGTGAACGGCGGTCGCGCCAAGGCCGACCGCAAGCTGGAGGCGGGCGACGAGGTCCGCATTCCGCCGGTGCGGCTGGCCGAGGAGGGTGAGAAAGCGCCGCCGCCCAAGGGCCTGCTGGCCGCGCTCGAAGCGGCGATCGTATTCGAGGACGCCCGTCTGCTCGCCCTCAACAAGCCGGCCGGGCTGGCCAGCCACGGCGGCAGCGGCATCAGCCACGGCGCGATCGAGTCGCTGCGTGCGCTGCGTCCCGGCCAGACGCTGGAGCTGGTGCATCGTCTCGACCGCGATACCTCGGGGCTGCTCGTCGTCGCGAAGAAGCGTTCGGCGCTCGCCGAGTTGCAGGGGCTGATGCGGGAAGGGTCCGAAGCCGCGGGCGAAGCGTCGCGCCCCGACATCGAGAAGCGCTACCTCGCACTGCTGGTCGGCCGCATGCCCGACGGCACGATGTCGGTCGACGCGCCGCTGCACGTCGGTCTGCGCCAGGGCGGCGAGCGCCACGTGCAGGTCAATGCGGCGGGCAAATCCTCGCTGAGCCACTTCCGGGTGCTCGAGCGTCGCGCCGGCCATTCGTACTGCGAGGTACGCATCGAGACCGGTCGCACGCACCAGATCCGCGTGCATTCGGCGCACATCGGCCATCCGGTCGCGGGTGACGACAAGTACGGCGATCCGGACGTCAACAAGCGCCTTCGCGAGCAGGCCGGCCTGAAGCGGATGTTCCTGCACGCGTCGACGCTGGAGTTCGCGCTGGATTCCGGGCGTACGCCTTACCTGCTCAACGCACCGCTCGCGCCCGAACTGATCGACGTGCTCGACCGCCTGCGCTGA
- a CDS encoding energy transducer TonB gives MKRLIATTGLVFALTGCSQNVPPAPVGRTAPPSAVNTPPPGYPESLACAGVGGTVQLRVLIGVDGHVANTELVAGSGSAELDKSAEAAVRDWTFNPALQAGKPTQQWITVPMTFHVPSERPEACDAREQAAVEALQKK, from the coding sequence ATGAAGCGCCTCATCGCGACCACCGGGCTTGTTTTTGCGCTCACCGGGTGCAGCCAGAACGTGCCGCCGGCGCCGGTCGGTCGCACGGCCCCGCCGTCGGCGGTGAATACGCCGCCGCCGGGCTATCCGGAATCGCTCGCCTGCGCCGGTGTCGGTGGCACCGTGCAGTTGCGCGTGCTGATCGGCGTCGACGGACACGTCGCGAATACCGAACTCGTTGCCGGCAGCGGCAGCGCGGAACTCGACAAGTCGGCGGAAGCCGCGGTGCGCGACTGGACGTTCAATCCCGCGCTGCAGGCCGGGAAGCCGACGCAGCAGTGGATCACCGTGCCGATGACGTTCCACGTGCCGTCCGAGCGCCCGGAAGCCTGCGACGCCCGCGAGCAGGCCGCGGTGGAAGCCCTGCAGAAGAAGTGA
- a CDS encoding 4a-hydroxytetrahydrobiopterin dehydratase translates to MPSNLAQQHCTPRRGAEHRIDPSKVAEILRDLPDWKLVEDGQAITRTFRFPDYYRTMAFVNALAYIAHEQDHHPDLGVHYDRCVVRYSTHDVGGLSENDFICAAKADALVR, encoded by the coding sequence ATGCCGTCGAACCTCGCCCAGCAACACTGCACGCCGCGCCGCGGCGCCGAGCACCGCATCGATCCGTCGAAGGTCGCCGAAATCCTGCGCGACCTGCCGGATTGGAAGCTCGTGGAGGACGGCCAGGCCATCACGCGTACGTTCCGGTTCCCGGACTATTACCGGACCATGGCGTTCGTCAACGCGCTGGCGTACATCGCCCATGAGCAGGATCACCATCCCGACCTCGGCGTGCACTACGACCGCTGCGTCGTCCGCTATTCGACGCACGACGTCGGCGGTCTGTCCGAAAACGACTTCATCTGCGCGGCGAAGGCCGATGCGCTGGTCCGCTGA
- a CDS encoding NfuA family Fe-S biogenesis protein produces MIDISESAQTHFRRLIEREAIPGLGVRLSAMDAGTPRADVRLEFAEPADLHGDEWAIDCDGFTLWLDAASVPYLDGANIDYETKATGGQLQIRAPKIKGEAPGDSASLVDRVRYVIDNEVNPQLASHRGHVTLDSIDAEGVVYLRFGGGCHGCGMADVTLKQGIERQLIDKVPGVTAVRDATDHATGAAPYIPRDSAA; encoded by the coding sequence ATGATCGATATTTCCGAATCCGCGCAGACCCACTTCCGTCGCCTCATCGAGCGCGAAGCGATTCCGGGCCTGGGCGTGCGGTTGTCGGCGATGGACGCGGGGACGCCACGCGCCGACGTCCGCCTCGAATTCGCCGAGCCTGCCGACCTCCATGGTGACGAGTGGGCGATCGACTGCGACGGTTTCACGCTGTGGCTCGACGCGGCGAGCGTTCCGTACCTCGACGGCGCGAACATCGACTACGAAACGAAGGCGACCGGCGGGCAGCTGCAGATCCGCGCGCCCAAGATCAAGGGCGAAGCGCCGGGCGACAGCGCGAGCCTCGTCGACCGCGTGCGCTACGTGATCGACAACGAGGTGAATCCGCAGCTCGCCTCGCACCGGGGCCACGTCACGCTCGATTCGATCGACGCCGAAGGTGTTGTCTACCTGCGCTTCGGCGGCGGCTGCCACGGCTGTGGCATGGCGGATGTGACGCTGAAGCAGGGCATCGAGCGGCAGCTGATCGACAAGGTGCCCGGCGTGACCGCGGTACGCGACGCCACGGACCACGCGACCGGCGCCGCACCGTACATCCCGCGCGATTCGGCGGCCTGA
- a CDS encoding c-type cytochrome, giving the protein MTINRLLPGSLALAIALLLTACGPQKTEEGKAAEAEAPVSEHSSAGLPDGNIAAGEKFATTKQAGTGQACIECHGKEGAAPIDASYPYLAGQYADYVANALEMYRDGRRQNSLMAAQAKELKDQDIADLAAYFASRERKVYDLHEHEGTGK; this is encoded by the coding sequence ATGACGATCAACCGACTGCTGCCGGGCAGCCTCGCCCTCGCCATCGCCCTGCTCCTCACCGCCTGCGGTCCGCAGAAGACCGAAGAAGGCAAGGCCGCCGAAGCCGAAGCGCCGGTGTCCGAGCATTCCTCCGCCGGTCTGCCGGACGGCAACATCGCCGCCGGCGAAAAGTTCGCAACGACCAAGCAGGCGGGCACGGGCCAGGCCTGCATCGAGTGCCACGGCAAGGAAGGCGCGGCGCCGATCGACGCCAGCTACCCCTACCTCGCCGGCCAGTACGCCGACTACGTCGCGAACGCGCTGGAGATGTACCGCGACGGTCGTCGCCAGAACTCGCTGATGGCTGCGCAGGCGAAGGAACTGAAGGACCAGGACATCGCCGACCTCGCCGCATACTTCGCGTCACGCGAGCGCAAGGTCTACGACCTGCACGAGCACGAAGGCACGGGCAAGTAA
- a CDS encoding cytochrome c has translation MRPLTIAALALTTLLAVGAHAQQTPAPAAETAAPAATPAATPAAAPVKGDAARGRELIYTCRGCHGVTGYKNAYPNYHVPRIAGQNEQFLINALTGYKQGTRKHPTMQAQAQSFSEQDIADIAAYVSSLK, from the coding sequence ATGCGACCGCTGACGATCGCCGCCCTCGCCCTGACCACGCTGCTCGCCGTCGGCGCGCATGCCCAGCAGACCCCCGCCCCGGCCGCCGAGACGGCTGCTCCCGCCGCCACCCCGGCCGCGACTCCCGCCGCCGCGCCCGTGAAGGGCGATGCCGCCCGCGGTCGCGAGCTCATCTATACGTGCAGGGGCTGCCACGGCGTCACCGGCTACAAGAACGCGTACCCGAACTACCACGTGCCGCGGATCGCGGGTCAGAACGAGCAGTTCCTGATCAACGCGCTGACCGGCTACAAGCAGGGCACGCGCAAGCACCCGACCATGCAGGCGCAGGCGCAGAGCTTCTCGGAGCAGGACATCGCCGACATCGCCGCCTACGTTTCGAGCCTGAAGTGA